From the genome of Danio rerio strain Tuebingen ecotype United States chromosome 2, GRCz12tu, whole genome shotgun sequence, one region includes:
- the LOC141378925 gene encoding CD48 antigen-like produces the protein MAINHFVLFLLIFKTGFSAEISKFVQTGASVQLDLQTQPPELLYITWKNDKTENVFNYFHVAKMKTSFPPYQDRIEFNESSFSLTLKNMQKTDSGLYTVTITGASSKDIVDVYRVSVIDEVEAPVLTVNSNCSCSELCRFTCSGHNINISSIYNSGCSKEEVTSADDHILRLNCNTTFIMCNYSNPVSWKTDIKVVHELCPVKLDTFCMRSD, from the exons ATGGCAATAAATCATTTTGTACTTTTTCTCCTGATCTTCAAAACTG GCTTCAGTGCTGAGATCTCCAAATTTGTGCAGACAGGAGCTTCTGTTCAACTGGATTTACAGACACAACCACCAGAGTTGTTATATATAACCTGGAAAAATGataaaactgaaaatgtatttaattattttcatgtCGCTAAAATGAAGACATCTTTCCCTCCTTATCAGGACAGAATAGAGTTCAATGAATCAAGCTTCTCTCTGACACTGAAGAACATGCAGAAGACAGACAGTGGACTCTACACAGTAACAATAACCGGAGCCTCAAGTAAAGACATTGTTGATGTATACAGAGTGTCTGTTATAG ATGAAGTGGAAGCTCCAGTTCTGACTGTAAACTCAAACTGCTCCTGTTCTGAACTGTGCCGCTTTACATGTAGTGGACATAACATTAATATTAGCTCCATCTATAACAGCGGTTGTTCTAAGGAGGAAGTGACATCAGCTGATGACCACATCTTAAGACTCAACTGCAACACCACGTTCATCATGTGCAACTACAGCAACCCAGTGAGCTGGAAAACTGATATTAAGGTGGTTCATGAACTCTGCCCTGTTAAACTAGACACATTCTGTATGCGCTCTGACTGA